ATTCCTATGTTTTGTTAATTTCCTACTTGATCTTGTTTCAAGTAAAAAAAGACAGAAATCGCAAACCAGCTTGGAGTTCTTAATGCGTTGCATGCAGCAAAGACACAATGGTACCATTTCACCGCAATTGTGATTGCTGGAATGGGTTTCTTCACTGACGCTAATGACCTTTTTAGCATCTCTCTTATCACAAAATTGCTCGGTCGTATTTACTACTTCGATGCACTTCTGAAAACCCTGGAACTTTGCCTCCTCGTATTGCAGCTGTTGTTAATGGTGTGGCCTTTTGCAGAACTTTAGCTAGACAGCTTTTATTTGGTTGGCTCAGTGATAAATTAGGACGAAAACGAGTTTATGGACTCACCTTGATGCTCATGGTGATCTGTTCCATTGCCTCTGGACTTTCCTTCAGAAAGTCTCCAGATGGTGTAATGGCAACCCTTTGCTTCTTCAAGTTTTGGCTTGGTTTTCACATGCTGCAGTCATTGCAGTTCATCTTATTACATAAATTTGTCGACAACcacttgattttaagttttagaaCATAAATTTTTCGGTGAAGAAGACATACCTGGACCCTCCATCGAatcctcttttgtttttgtaggtgaataaaaaattctgatGAAAATAGCTTTCTTAGTCacctgaaaaagaaaactaaaaaaaggaaGGAGATGAAggttttttaattaagatttagagtttaaaatatttaattatttaattaaaaatctattctaaTCCCATTAGGAAATTCAAGTTGGAACTTAAAATCTAGTTGGACTGCCATGTAGGATTACCGTTAGGGAGATAACGGAACTTAATGGAAGAatgatcacttcgtaacaaaataataacataagtgactaaaacgtaacatttcaaacataagtgactaaaatgtaacctgaggcaaacaaaagtgactatttttgtagtttatccatatatatatatatatatatatatatatatatatatatatattcatcatttcCCTCTCCAAGCCTTCCCATCATTCATCAAAAGTATATCCTTTATACCAATCACCCCTTTGATTGAAGCATCTAAGAGCATCTCGACATTTTTATTCCTTGTTTTGTAAACTCTTTAGCTCTTCTAACCCAAATACAAACCTCCAACCCAATCTCCTCTTAAAAAAGATGATAAGATGATCATTCAATGAGGTATTGGTAttattggtaaaaaaaattattccttAAGATTTTGAGTGCTCAAAATGAATTTatcatatgaaaattatgtatcaaCTCAttaatcaattgaattaaagtCAACTAATTTGACTTTAGTTAAATCCCTCTACTTGAATAAATTATCCTTAGTTTAGCATACGAACTTGAGAATTGGTGTAGGATGAAGAGTCATGTGTTGGGTTGCATTTCAGGCAtgaatactaaaataaaattatgtttctttTTATACCTTACTTATTATAAGTAATTAACAATGTCtactatttctttcttttctttttaactttagTAGGATAACCGAAATGATATCATATGAAACAGTAGCCATTTTCAACTAAGTGTTTGAAGAAATTAATAACTCAATATTTTCAGTTTAATTatccataataaaatttattgaatatattttttctataaaaaatgtgcaaaagttaTAAGTAAATTGGGACCTACTTATCagagaataaatttaattattttttattttattttatttcttttatgattACATTATTCTttatcaatcaatttaattaagtatttaattttaataaataaataaaaatattattcttttcataaaaaaacCCTAGCTCTTCAACTTTTCCAAACTAAATCTTTGCTTTGTTGATGGCAGCATCAACCTTCGGGCTGGTTGCTAATCGCGGTTTCTGCAACATTTTTTTTGTAgtgtattttgtttttaatttcaattcgCATTTTTTGTGGTTTTGTTCGCAGTTTTGTGGTTGTATTCCGTCTACATTTTTtgtggtttttgttttgttcattatgttttttttttaaaacggaGATGgtcttatttttacttttaatttttagtcaTGTTCTAGTGTATATGATATATTTGCCAATATAAGGGTGCCACCATATCTATTAGAAACTATTCTCGAAGTGTTTTATCATGATAAATTATAGCGACTTTGATAGATTCAATATTATAAGGAGAATGATAAGCCATCTGAGACTTGGCCTTTTGTGCATCAATATGTGATGGGTCTTTTGAGGCTTTTAACAGTTTTTTCTTGGTTGATTGGTGCTCACCATCAAGTTGATTTGATTATGGAGAGTTTAGGATCCAAATTTCAACGATTTGATCAAATTGTTATATCTTTAGTTTGTTTCTGAATTATTCCAATGTTGCAGTTGCTACAAATTTATCCTTCAAAATTACTTTGCAAGTATATATCACATATTTAGAATGcatgttatatatttttgttactttatgtccaaaaaaaatttattaggttaaaatatgttttaagtttattcattcttcatatatttggaatttagtcattgtacttttatttttaataatttagttattctactttttggatttaaaattttaagtttaattattagtattgttaaaaaatttgttaaatttaggtcaattaccatattattttttgtatatgACTAGCAAATGAAtatgtttctttttaaattctaaaatgtcacattagcgattttaatagaagaatttaaaCAGGATaaataattgaacttaaaattttaaatactttataaAGTAAGAAAGTGAAGCCATTAATAGCATTTGTACCACTAGTTTCttccttttttcaattttaatccatctgttttagtttttcaaaaaaaaatcaaagttttgaTAGGTCgagacagaaaaaaaaaaaagaaaaagaaatattgcTAATGGCGCTCTCAACAAAATATTGctaacattttttataatttaattaatttgttttaaaatagtttaattaaaattaaatcaaaataaatgtataatactatttttgtgtctttaaaatttataaagaaatcgttGAATGCATTTGAAAAGAAGTCATTAATAGcctttatttctatttttagatttcttgatcgattttataaatatttttaattaaaactttgatgacaaaaatattatgaaatccATCAAGAAatctaaaagaaaacaaaggctACTAATGACTTAATTTCCGATTCATTCAAGGTTTCCTTTATCATTTAGATTACttgtttttaaatgttttaactaaaatgaaattaaattagataatatattaaatacgGATGAgcgtataatattaattttatatttttaaaattaatgagatgttattattttattggtgCTTTAGTTTTTAAGATCAtcctaatataaattattctctaaaaataaatataatatatcgtCAATTAAGTCTTAGCTTGATTGGCATgggcattgttgtcaatgcagaaAGACATAGGTTCAAGTGCGttaaagcgcattatcctcctatttaattGTCGGGGAGGGACTATGTGTAGTTCGAtgtattgtgtcaaaaaaagtaaatataatcaaaacctataatgaaattgttaaaaatatatgatatatCTATCTAGATCACATTGTCTctaatttattgttatttgaatgtatttatatactttcggttgatgaaatataaatttatctattactttttcttaaatttaaataaaatcttgactttaaattaaaaattatgatcaCCAAATCCTTGGTTTGCATGTTTTGTGCTTTGCATGGGATTCTATGCACTCTTGTGCTTTTGTCTAGTAagtttgtaaagaaaagaggGAGAGAATTTTCATTGCAGCACAAGGTTCCTGACCCATATATTCTTCTGTTTAATGCTGTTTGgacgaaaattttaaagttttttaaaatgttatcaattcacaattttaacaattataattattttgtttggataaataactgttttatgaaaaaaataagttattagatttttatgaattaaagaataatgatattaaaatgatttttaaagttttagtaattatctgaaataaaattataagaaaatttagaaaaccacTTGTGTGAAATATAAAATGGAAATTGAActcctaaatttttttcttagaaaTTACTTATATCCGATCTACACGTTAATACAAGTGAAATCTGTCCAAACACACCCATAAACTTTACCTTCAAAACAAACAAGCACTTAAACTTCACAAGCACACACACGTCTATATATAATGGAACatggaaataaaatagataaattggAAAAGAGAAGAATCAAGGCAGCCAACCCCAAATGTTGTAAAGCAAGAATAAgatctttaaatttataatatgtcCATTCTACACTTCTTTGTGCTTGAGATGTATATAACCTCTTGAATTTTTCTAAGAGACTATACAAAAATATTTCCCTAAATCTACACTTAACTAATATTTTGTGGCTCTACTTCTAAATACATGTATTGTCACAACGAATCGCCTTTTCCTTGGCAAAAACCACTAAAAGATGAGGGGAACGAACAAGGTATAAGGCCTATATTATGGGATTCTTCATCTACCCTAATTAACTAAGATTTTGAGATTGAACCATGTTTACAATGTCGATGGCAGCACCAATCCAAGGCAAACAAGTGTAAAAATTTTGGGCATTCAAGAGAAAACCCCTTGCCCTATTCCACAAATCGACCccatcattttcatcaattttactGTGAACTGATCTTTTGGGCCATCTCAGTAAGCTGATATAGGTTTCAAGATCATGAACACAAGAGGGGTTTTGGACATTGAAGAAATCTAGGGCTAGTTCAACTCCAACATGAGCATAACAAGAACAACTCCATGGCAACTCATATCTTCCTCCCAAAACCCTTAAGTTTTCATTGAAGAAAACACCAGGAAGCTTTGTAATGGGATCATTGACATTCGCTATTCTCAACACTTTGACTCCCAGTTCCTCACATCTTTGCTTGAAACTCGAGTTCCCAACTCTAGGTCCCCCAAAGGAGAAGACAGTGATTGGTATTTGGTCTTGGTGATTGGTATCCGTTCTATTCAACCCAAGTTCAGCTATATCATAAGCTAAAAGAAGAGCCAAAGCACTCCCCATACTATGACCAGCCAAAGTTATACTCAATTCCTCACCTTTATACTTGTTTACTAGCCTGGAAACCTCAGATAAGAGCTGTTGTCGACAACTTTCAAGCCCGAACTTGCTATCAGCTTCTTCAGACGTGTATAAGCTCAAAAACCCAGACTCCACTTTCACTTGGGGCCTCGGGTTGTGCGGGTCGAGCCGTGCAGGCGTGAGTGAGCTCATGAAATTAGCAACCCATTCATGGTTGGTAACCGTGCCTCGAAAGGTTATCAGCAAATCCCTTCTCCCAATCCTTTTCACAGCTTCATCCGATGAAACGGCGACATATCCGATCCAACGACCGCAAGTAGCCCCGTTTTGGATGGGGATATTGACATCGGGTGTAGCGTAAATGTATTTGCTCACTTCATAGCCTGAATTTTCCATCCCAATCTCCTTCAACATATTCTTTTTCCCGTACTTGCAGTTCAAGTACCTCTTGGAGCTTG
This genomic window from Gossypium raimondii isolate GPD5lz chromosome 10, ASM2569854v1, whole genome shotgun sequence contains:
- the LOC105776038 gene encoding galactolipase DONGLE, chloroplastic translates to MASKVLMASLNLNNVTFPGDNKTQSHSFGQVSFPNKTGVSSSRQSVITRSCAVAVKPAALMATSTAKPATSYTLSHLWREVQGSNNWENLLEPLDPLLRNEIIRYGEFVAACYKAFNLDSSSKRYLNCKYGKKNMLKEIGMENSGYEVSKYIYATPDVNIPIQNGATCGRWIGYVAVSSDEAVKRIGRRDLLITFRGTVTNHEWVANFMSSLTPARLDPHNPRPQVKVESGFLSLYTSEEADSKFGLESCRQQLLSEVSRLVNKYKGEELSITLAGHSMGSALALLLAYDIAELGLNRTDTNHQDQIPITVFSFGGPRVGNSSFKQRCEELGVKVLRIANVNDPITKLPGVFFNENLRVLGGRYELPWSCSCYAHVGVELALDFFNVQNPSCVHDLETYISLLRWPKRSVHSKIDENDGVDLWNRARGFLLNAQNFYTCLPWIGAAIDIVNMVQSQNLS